The following are encoded together in the Strongyloides ratti genome assembly S_ratti_ED321, chromosome : 2 genome:
- a CDS encoding Solute carrier family 12 member 1 — translation MENIQKQNRDHVDLMDVDIQLKSYRYDCSEKSRTNSGFIGDDISLPTSIMEFNKEGRPTLHDLIKKNIDEDITGNILSGNITTPKRIDSESIHEDEKFQGFGWVKGVLLRCILCIIGATLYMRMSWIAGQAGIFLGMMVILLSLIVVTITAVSMSAIATNGEIKNGGCYYLISRSLGPEFGGSIGLILYIANMVNGAMNCVGLAESLVFLFGQLNFKLFDGGINDVRVYGLSTCVILQGIIFIGTEFENKTQIILLITIILSILSHTIGAFLPVTQEQLKHGIIGFSFKTIMNNFWPDFRDGNSFITVFGVYFPAMTGIMAGANMSGDLKDPSKSIPIGTMTAIMITTIIYSGTMLLSACATVRDSTGFNIPTFPNNNYDLILPTCRQNNTCKFGLANDYQVPLTQAAFSPLIIAGIIASTLSSASGCLIGAPRIFQALCQDKLFPGLSYFGKGRGITNEPFNAYFLTFFLTCCVILIGDLNAISEIITNFFLAAFAITNFACFDSSASKSPGFRPGFKYYNKWLSLFGSVLCISLMFILSWVTSLITLFIFAILFLFLKHTVHNVNWGSSTEANRYRIALMELLKLSRHEEHVKNYRPQILVLTGNPIARQSLVDFTHAIMGGQNLMLCGHVVPYVSSVSATACIRKLNSKMSDIIKERKWKSFYCSISNKSLRNGVQGLLQSVGLGKMQPNILLIGFKYNWLKETLDEKYKNDVKEYQYVILDAFESNMNLCIFKNGNERLDHSILLRDFYEKFLNEIPEILMTDKTNSLQEDYLRGYSSDFSRQYLTISSSQQLIKHRSLSSIISLGNGSRNSSSNDITADIKISINDKFRYKINNGIIDVWWLDNDGGLILLIPYLLTTNIHSYLHNASLRIFVIVDSHNINPEKAKENLQKLLHKFRIKYTEIIVIVEENNKLCPETEMEYNFYIELLNPKLNSQNHLLNSTLLEKYSHKTRQYLWLREVILKNSIDSNLLIISLPIAHESVILSPLYMIWLDLLSKDMPPILFVKGNNISVLTYIS, via the exons atggAAAATATTCAGAAACAAAATAGAGATCATGTTGATTTAATGGATGTTGATATTCAATTAAAATCATATCGTTATGATTGTTCTGAAAAAAGTAGAACTAATTCTGGATTTATTGGAGATGATATTTCTTTGCCAACAAGTATTATGGAATTTAATAAGGAAGGCAGACCAACACTACATgacttaataaaaaaaaatattgatgaaGATATAACTGGAAACATTTTGTCTGGA aatattaCAACACCAAAGAGAATTGATAGTGAATCAATACATGAAGATGAAAAATTTCAAGGATTTGGATGGGTTAAAGGTGTTCTTTTAAGATGtattttatgtattattGGAGCAACACTTTATATGCGTATGTCATGGATTGCAGGACAAGCTGGAATATTTCTTGGAATGAtggtaattttattatcattaatagtTGTTACAATAACAGCTGTCTCAATGTCAGCTATTGCTACAAATggtgaaataaaaaatggtggttgttattatttaatttcaaGATCATTAGGACCAGAATTTGGTGGTTCTATtggtttaatattatatatagcAAATATGGTTAATGGTGCTATGAATTGTGTTGGATTAGCAGAATCATTAGTATTTCTATTTGGAcaacttaattttaaattatttgatggTGGAATTAATGATGTTAGAGTTTATGGATTATCAACATGTGTTATTTTACAaggtataatttttattggaacagaatttgaaaataaaacacaaataattcttttaataacaataattttatctatacTTTCACATACTATTGGAGCATTTTTACCTGTTACACAAGAACAATTAAAACATGGAATTATTggtttttcatttaaaacaataatgaataatttttggCCAGATTTTAGAGATGGTAATAGTTTTATTACAGTATTTGGTGTTTATTTTCCAGCAATGACTGGTATAATGGCTGGTGCTAATATGTCAGGTGATTTAAAAGATCCATCAAAATCAATTCCAATAGGAACAATGACAGCAATAATGATAacaacaataatatattctGGTACTATGTTACTTTCTGCATGTGCAACAGTAAGAGATTCAACAGGATTTAATATACCAACATTtccaaataataattatgatcTTATATTACCAACATGTCGTCAAAATAATACATGTAAATTTGGTTTAGCTAATGATTATCAAGTACCATTAACACAAGCAGCATTTAGTCCATTAATTATTGCTGGAATAATTGCTTCAACATTATCATCTGCCTCTGGATGTTTAATTGGTGCACCAAGAATATTTCAAGCACTTTGTcaagataaattatttccaGGATTATCATATTTTGGTAAAGGTAGAGGTATAACAAATGAACCATTTAatgcatattttttaacattttttttaacatgtTGTGTTATACTTATTGGAGATTTAAATGCAATCTCtgaaattataacaaatttttttttagcagCATTTGCTATAACAAATTTTGCATGTTTTGATTCATCAGCAAGTAAATCACCTGGTTTTAGACCTggatttaaatattataacaaatgGTTATCTTTATTTGGTTCTGTTTTATGTATAAgtttaatgtttatattatcatgGGTTACATCACttattacattatttatttttgctatattatttttatttttaaagcatACAGTTCATAATGTTAATTGGGGATCATCAACTGAAGCAAATCGTTATCGTATTGCTCTAATGgaacttttaaaattgtcAAGACATGAAGAacatgttaaaaattatagacCACAAATTTTGGTTCTTACTGGTAATCCAATTGCAAGGCAAAGTCTTGTTGATTTTACTCATGCTATTATGGGGGGACAAAATCTTATGCTTTGTGGACATGTTGTACCATATGTTTCTTCTGTTTCAGCAACAGCTTgtataagaaaattaaattccAAGATGAgtgatattataaaagaaagaaaatggaaatcattttattgcagtatttctaataaaagtttaagaAATGGAGTTCAAGGTCTTCTTCAATCAGTTGGCTTAGGAAAAATGCAAccaaatattcttttaattggtttcaaatataattggttaaaagaaacattagacgaaaagtataaaaatgatgttaAAGAATATCAATATGTAATTTTGGATGCCTTTGAATCTAATATGaatttatgtatttttaaaaatggtaaTGAAAGACTTGATCATAGTATTTTATTAAGagatttttatgaaaaatttttaaatgaaattccTGAAATTCTAATGACTGATAAAACAAATTCTTTACAAGAAGATTATTTAAGAGGATATTCTTCTGATTTTTCAAGacaatatttaacaatatctTCATCTCAACAACTTATAAAACATAGAAGTTTAAGTAGTATAATAAGTCTTGGAAATGGGTCAAGAAATAGTTCTTCTAATGATATTACTGCTgacattaaaatatcaataaatgataaatttagatataaaattaataatggcATTATTGATGTTTGGTGGTTAGACAATGACGGTGGacttatacttttaataccATACTTATTAACTACAAATATTCATTCCTATTTACATAATGCATCTTTAAGAATATTTGTAATTGTTGATTCTCATAATATTAATCCTGAAAAAgcaaaagaaaatttacaaaaactgttacataaatttagaataaaatatacagaaataatagtaattgtagaagaaaataataaattgtgTCCTGAAACAGAAAtggaatataatttttatattgaacTTCTGAATCCTAAACTAAATTCTCAAAATCATCTTCTTAATTCTACATTACTAGAAAAATATTCACACAAGACACGTCAATACCTCTGGTTACGTgaagttatattaaaaaattcaattgattccaatttattaataatttctcTTCCAATTGCTCATGAATCAGTTATATTATCACCTTTATATATGATATGGTTAGATTTGTTATCAAAAGATATGCCAccaatattatttgttaaaggaaataatatttctgtTTTAACATACATTTCATAA